A window of the Rhinoraja longicauda isolate Sanriku21f chromosome 20, sRhiLon1.1, whole genome shotgun sequence genome harbors these coding sequences:
- the LOC144603521 gene encoding ninjurin-2-like, with product MMSSSTAGFRERTGEEIGTGSVAPFNFNKYATIKSMAEGMLDVTLLMSNAKQMVLVINHGPEYKFYIPLIVLICLCLLLQIVIFVFLIFIAKTNVNKVEKQKKLNLWNLIVTFLVGFTLFLNVFITALMPGKNDATLT from the exons GGTGAAGAGATTGGCACAGGATCAGTGGCTCCATTCAACTTCAATAAATATGCCACAATAAAGAGTATGGCAGAAGGCATGCTCGATGTCACTTTACTCATGTCCAATGCAAAGCAGATGGTTTTGGTCATCAACCATGGACCAGAGTATAAATTCTACATTCCTCTTATTGTCCTGATTTGTCTCTGCCTCTTACTTCAGATTGTTATTTTCGTATTCCTTATCTTTATtg CTAAAACCAACGTGAATAAAGTTGAAAAGCAGAAAAAGTTGAATCTGTGGAACCTCATCGTCACTTTCCTCGTTGGGTTCACTCTTTTCCTTAATGTATTCATCACTGCACTAATGCCGGGGAAGAATGATGCTACGTTGACCTGA